One window of Tepidanaerobacter acetatoxydans Re1 genomic DNA carries:
- a CDS encoding sugar-binding transcriptional regulator: MEELVKLLQQIAPEIALTIENRYTILRNIYFNQPIGRRALSSILSLSERQLRTEVKRLEEQGLVKISSKGMELTNTGENIIFRLEHFIYHLRGLNPIAQSIRQLFNCGYVSIVPGDSDEDETIKMQLGKEAAQYLKKTINNGDIVAVTGGTTMAQIPRAMENISSLKDITVVPGRGGLGEKVEIESNTIAAELAKKLKAQYKLLYIPDNLSPETMESVINEPGIREILKTVRSADILLHGIGGAEEIGQRRGLSEKEIAEISKKGAVAEAFGFYFNKDGKVVHTTTSVGLTIADLKNIRIVIAIAGGANKAPAIQAFLRYHSPTVLITDEGAARKLLELEGGRDDEQKDA; this comes from the coding sequence ATGGAAGAATTGGTGAAATTACTACAGCAGATAGCTCCTGAAATAGCGCTTACTATAGAAAACCGCTATACCATACTGCGAAACATATACTTTAATCAACCAATTGGCCGAAGGGCTCTGTCATCGATTCTTTCATTGTCTGAACGGCAGCTCAGGACAGAAGTGAAGCGGTTAGAGGAGCAAGGGCTGGTTAAAATAAGCTCAAAAGGTATGGAACTGACCAATACAGGTGAAAATATAATCTTTAGATTAGAGCATTTCATATATCACTTAAGAGGTTTAAATCCTATAGCTCAGAGTATAAGACAACTGTTTAACTGCGGTTATGTTTCTATAGTTCCGGGAGATTCGGATGAAGATGAAACTATAAAGATGCAATTGGGCAAAGAAGCGGCGCAATATCTCAAGAAAACCATAAATAATGGTGATATTGTAGCAGTAACAGGCGGGACTACCATGGCTCAAATTCCTCGGGCTATGGAAAATATTTCCAGCCTTAAAGATATTACCGTAGTTCCGGGTAGAGGCGGTTTAGGAGAAAAGGTAGAAATTGAATCGAACACCATAGCGGCTGAACTTGCAAAAAAACTCAAAGCACAATATAAGCTATTATATATTCCGGATAATCTAAGCCCGGAAACCATGGAGTCGGTTATTAACGAACCGGGAATTCGAGAGATACTAAAGACTGTGCGCAGTGCCGATATTTTACTGCATGGCATCGGCGGAGCCGAGGAAATAGGACAAAGGCGCGGCCTGTCAGAAAAAGAAATCGCTGAAATAAGTAAAAAGGGTGCTGTGGCGGAAGCCTTTGGGTTTTACTTCAATAAAGACGGTAAGGTTGTCCATACTACTACTAGTGTGGGCCTTACCATAGCAGACCTTAAGAATATTAGGATTGTTATTGCTATAGCCGGCGGTGCAAATAAAGCTCCTGCCATACAAGCGTTTTTGAGATATCACAGTCCGACGGTTTTGATTACTGATGAAGGAGCAGCCCGAAAATTGTTAGAACTTGAAGGAGGTAGAGATGATGAACAAAAAGATGCTTGA
- the gap gene encoding type I glyceraldehyde-3-phosphate dehydrogenase, which produces MSIKVGINGFGRIGRNALKAAFSKHPEIDIVAINDLYDTKTLAHLLKYDSVFGTFDAKVEAKESSIIVNDKEIKIFAERDLTNIPWGDLGVDIVVESTGVFTSKEKAVGHIEAGKAKKVIISAPAKGEDITIVMGVNEEKYNPKEHHVISNASCTTNCLAPVAKVLMDNFGIEKGLMNTIHSYTNDQRILDLPHKDLRRARAAALNIIPTTTGAAKAVALVIPELKGKLNGFALRVPTPTVSIVDLTCQLSKSATVEQINEALKQAAEGKMKGVLGYTEEPLVSMDFKGCELSSIVDGLSTMVIEDDMVKVVAWYDNEWGYSNRVMDLVEYIAAKGF; this is translated from the coding sequence ATGTCTATCAAAGTAGGTATCAATGGATTTGGCCGCATAGGCAGAAACGCCTTAAAGGCTGCATTCTCAAAACATCCGGAAATTGATATAGTAGCTATCAATGACCTTTACGACACAAAGACTTTGGCACATCTTCTAAAATATGATTCAGTATTTGGAACGTTTGATGCTAAAGTTGAGGCCAAGGAATCTTCCATAATAGTGAATGACAAAGAAATTAAAATTTTTGCGGAACGAGATCTAACTAATATTCCTTGGGGTGATCTTGGAGTAGACATTGTAGTAGAGTCTACCGGCGTTTTCACTTCAAAAGAGAAGGCAGTGGGCCATATTGAGGCGGGTAAAGCTAAAAAGGTTATCATCAGTGCACCTGCAAAAGGCGAGGATATTACTATAGTTATGGGAGTTAATGAGGAAAAATACAATCCAAAAGAGCATCATGTAATCTCTAACGCCTCATGTACTACCAACTGTCTTGCACCTGTAGCTAAAGTGCTCATGGACAACTTTGGAATTGAAAAAGGTCTAATGAACACGATTCACTCATATACTAATGACCAGCGTATCTTGGATCTTCCACACAAGGACCTTCGGAGAGCTCGGGCCGCTGCACTAAATATAATTCCAACTACAACAGGTGCGGCAAAAGCAGTGGCATTAGTAATTCCTGAACTCAAAGGCAAGTTGAATGGATTTGCCCTTCGGGTGCCCACACCCACAGTCTCTATTGTAGATCTTACCTGCCAACTTTCCAAGAGTGCAACGGTCGAACAGATAAATGAAGCCTTGAAACAAGCAGCGGAAGGCAAGATGAAAGGTGTCTTAGGATATACCGAAGAACCGCTGGTATCTATGGACTTCAAAGGATGTGAACTTTCATCCATTGTTGACGGCTTATCTACAATGGTGATCGAAGATGATATGGTAAAGGTTGTTGCATGGTATGATAATGAGTGGGGTTATTCAAACAGAGTCATGGACCTTGTTGAATATATAGCGGCTAAAGGATTCTAA
- the rpoN gene encoding RNA polymerase factor sigma-54, whose protein sequence is MQMNFSLKLSQTQKLVMTPELRQAITILQLSTLELDQYIENQLLENPLLDVNEDIFKNDDTAEAEKVEEKEDDNIDWDEYFQDEANSTPIRVQRERKEEGVGYENFVSSTPSLQEHLMMQLHISSVSKTALKIGEFLIGNLDKNGYLAITIKEVARLLKVGENEVEEALKIIQSFDPPGVGARNLTECLLIQIEQKGINTPKIKDLVKNHLIDLAEARFPRIAEALNISLTEVQNLKDILVTLDPKPGRNFTSANDVHYIIPDAVIEKVGSEYLVIMNDTVSPRLSINAYYRSLLTSEDKESNIAKFLSNRLDSALWLIKSIEQRRITLHKVIQSIADVQKDFLDNGLMYLKPLTMKQIADMVGVHESTVSRAISGKYVQTPRGVFELKFFFQSGLDNVNGTTTSSESIKKMMQEMIEEEDPYNPLSDQKIADILKEKGITISRRTVSKYREEIGILSSTKRKRY, encoded by the coding sequence ATGCAGATGAATTTCAGTCTGAAACTATCACAAACCCAAAAGCTTGTCATGACTCCAGAGCTGCGGCAGGCTATAACCATTTTGCAACTTTCGACTCTTGAGCTAGACCAATATATAGAAAATCAGCTTTTAGAGAATCCGCTTCTAGATGTAAATGAAGATATTTTTAAAAATGATGATACTGCTGAAGCTGAAAAGGTCGAAGAAAAGGAAGACGACAATATTGATTGGGATGAGTATTTTCAAGACGAAGCTAACAGCACTCCGATTAGAGTGCAGCGTGAGCGAAAAGAAGAAGGAGTAGGGTATGAAAATTTTGTATCATCAACGCCTTCTTTGCAAGAGCATCTGATGATGCAACTGCATATTTCATCAGTATCAAAGACAGCTCTAAAAATTGGGGAGTTTTTGATAGGCAACTTAGACAAAAACGGCTATCTTGCAATAACTATAAAAGAAGTGGCCAGGCTTTTAAAAGTAGGGGAAAATGAGGTAGAAGAGGCATTGAAAATCATTCAATCATTTGACCCGCCAGGTGTCGGAGCCAGAAATCTGACCGAATGTTTACTTATACAAATAGAGCAAAAAGGTATTAATACTCCCAAAATCAAGGATTTGGTCAAAAATCACCTGATAGACCTTGCGGAAGCACGCTTTCCACGAATAGCCGAAGCATTGAATATCAGCTTGACTGAAGTTCAAAATTTAAAGGATATTTTAGTTACCCTTGACCCCAAACCAGGAAGAAATTTTACGTCTGCAAATGATGTCCATTATATAATTCCAGATGCGGTCATTGAAAAGGTAGGCAGCGAATACTTGGTAATCATGAATGATACTGTTTCTCCAAGGCTCTCAATAAACGCCTATTACCGTTCACTGCTGACTTCTGAAGATAAGGAATCGAACATCGCAAAGTTTTTATCTAATCGACTCGATTCAGCTTTATGGCTTATAAAAAGCATTGAACAAAGACGCATAACCCTTCATAAAGTAATACAATCTATTGCTGATGTTCAAAAAGATTTTTTAGATAATGGCCTTATGTATCTTAAGCCACTTACAATGAAGCAGATTGCCGATATGGTGGGGGTTCATGAATCTACCGTATCCAGAGCTATCAGCGGCAAATATGTTCAGACTCCCAGAGGGGTTTTTGAATTAAAATTTTTCTTCCAAAGCGGTCTTGACAATGTCAACGGTACCACTACTTCTTCGGAAAGTATCAAAAAAATGATGCAGGAAATGATTGAAGAAGAAGACCCCTACAATCCCTTAAGTGACCAGAAAATTGCAGATATATTGAAAGAGAAGGGAATCACTATATCCCGAAGGACAGTGTCTAAATATCGGGAAGAAATTGGCATATTATCTTCAACAAAAAGAAAAAGATATTAA
- a CDS encoding general stress protein, with protein sequence MVKTVIGVFDNYDQAEKAVAQLRKSGYDTNEISIVAKDKQADRNSGNGEDDTALNMGTIAGGTATGGALGGLAGLAMGAGALAIPGFGPIIAAGPIAGLLSGAATGGVAGGLIDWGIPEEQGKHYEDEIKQGKILAAVRTHEQKVEKAADIFRQNGASDVNIK encoded by the coding sequence ATGGTAAAAACTGTTATCGGAGTATTTGATAATTATGATCAAGCTGAAAAAGCCGTAGCACAGCTTAGGAAATCCGGATATGATACCAACGAAATATCAATTGTAGCAAAGGATAAACAGGCCGACCGAAATAGTGGCAACGGTGAAGATGATACTGCCTTAAATATGGGTACGATTGCCGGCGGCACTGCTACGGGCGGAGCTTTGGGCGGCCTTGCCGGTCTTGCCATGGGTGCAGGTGCTTTGGCAATACCGGGCTTCGGACCTATTATCGCGGCAGGACCAATTGCAGGGCTGCTGTCGGGGGCAGCAACAGGTGGTGTGGCTGGAGGCCTTATCGATTGGGGAATACCCGAAGAACAGGGTAAACATTATGAAGATGAAATTAAACAAGGGAAAATATTGGCCGCTGTAAGGACGCATGAACAGAAAGTCGAAAAGGCAGCTGACATTTTCAGACAAAATGGTGCTAGCGATGTTAATATAAAGTAA
- a CDS encoding FG-GAP-like repeat-containing protein, which produces MRQAYQLEWASKDLGQESRVALGNVAGSGKMNIIAGTTASSGQQSNLYVFQYRNENYHQLAQVSLGNNDTHWIGCHDIDKDGLDEIIVGTTCGIYIYKMLKGQLIKIAESTQIREAVVSIAVADIDKDGKYEIIAVVKGKPQILIFRYDERLVLVKSEIFKHQVCCVAAADTDGDGCPEVIVKTHGPQGCMLYVLSFRSGQRCERWSSHIPDAGKAFLAVGDFDLDGKHEIVLDCTGSKARVLHHVGGAYKTFWDSPAHDQSIKDVAIYDIDGDGQKELVVICLSNVYIYSWKSGKIILEWTQTVPNGAFCVAAGELNQQGYGEIVVGTIYGYIYVFEARRDRHHGKLWMGKVQAIIQDTVTIPDGKPDAERGVEAKAKFCIDEVRVLCDKIIVDGEVIAKILYVAALPSQPVHFFEARIPFLEFIHLCGASPGMQALVYFNVEHINVCAVSPRMVKVTILFEMLVKLVPFCYDP; this is translated from the coding sequence ATGAGGCAAGCATACCAACTAGAATGGGCAAGTAAGGACCTAGGACAGGAATCTCGAGTGGCTTTAGGAAATGTGGCCGGTTCTGGGAAAATGAACATTATTGCAGGAACTACTGCATCATCAGGGCAGCAATCGAATTTGTATGTATTTCAGTATAGAAATGAGAATTATCACCAGTTGGCTCAGGTATCATTAGGCAATAATGATACTCATTGGATAGGTTGCCATGATATAGATAAGGACGGTCTTGATGAAATAATTGTTGGTACAACATGTGGTATTTATATATATAAGATGCTGAAAGGCCAACTTATTAAGATTGCTGAAAGTACTCAAATAAGGGAAGCTGTAGTTAGCATAGCTGTAGCGGATATAGACAAAGATGGGAAATATGAGATTATAGCTGTAGTTAAAGGTAAACCTCAAATACTCATATTTCGCTATGATGAAAGATTAGTGCTTGTAAAGTCGGAGATTTTTAAGCATCAAGTTTGTTGTGTTGCGGCAGCGGATACCGATGGCGATGGCTGTCCTGAAGTGATTGTAAAAACCCATGGGCCACAGGGGTGCATGCTATATGTGCTGTCTTTTAGAAGCGGTCAGAGGTGTGAAAGGTGGAGCAGCCATATTCCCGATGCCGGGAAGGCGTTTCTTGCAGTTGGTGATTTTGACTTGGACGGAAAACACGAAATAGTCCTAGATTGTACCGGCAGTAAAGCCAGGGTTCTGCATCATGTGGGAGGCGCATATAAAACATTTTGGGATAGCCCTGCCCACGATCAAAGCATCAAGGATGTGGCTATATATGATATTGACGGTGATGGGCAGAAAGAATTGGTAGTAATTTGTTTAAGCAATGTTTATATTTACAGTTGGAAATCCGGAAAAATTATTTTGGAATGGACTCAGACAGTGCCTAACGGTGCCTTTTGTGTAGCAGCCGGTGAATTGAATCAGCAAGGCTATGGCGAGATAGTCGTAGGTACCATTTATGGATATATTTATGTATTCGAAGCCCGACGTGACCGCCATCATGGCAAACTTTGGATGGGAAAAGTTCAAGCAATAATTCAGGATACTGTGACTATACCTGACGGAAAACCCGATGCGGAACGCGGAGTTGAAGCCAAGGCTAAATTTTGCATTGATGAAGTAAGAGTGCTGTGTGACAAGATTATAGTCGATGGTGAAGTTATTGCCAAGATTCTTTATGTAGCTGCTTTACCAAGTCAGCCGGTGCACTTTTTTGAGGCGAGGATTCCTTTTTTGGAATTTATTCATCTTTGCGGCGCATCGCCAGGTATGCAGGCTCTGGTATATTTCAATGTAGAGCACATAAATGTGTGTGCGGTAAGCCCTAGGATGGTGAAAGTTACAATATTGTTTGAGATGCTTGTAAAATTAGTACCATTTTGTTATGACCCATAA
- a CDS encoding aspartate-semialdehyde dehydrogenase: MKKYNVAVVGATGAVGQTILKILEERNFPVKNILPLASARSNGNTVEFNGEKIKVQEAMPSSFAGIDIALFSAGRVVSVELAPEAVKRGAVVIDNSNAFRMDPEVPLVVPEVNPEHIKKHKGIIANPNCSTIQMVIVLKPIHDAARIKRVVVSTYQAVSGTGLEAVEELKEQIKAILNSENPKNEIYPYPIAFNTLPHIDVFDDTGYSLEEWKMLYETRKILDDDSIGVTATTVRVPVLNCHSESVNIETEKKLTANMAREILSKAPGIKVIDDPQMKRYPLPNEACGKDEVFVGRIREDFSVNNGLNLWIVADNLRKGAALNAVQIAECMLDNALI; this comes from the coding sequence ATGAAAAAATACAATGTAGCCGTAGTTGGAGCCACAGGAGCAGTAGGTCAAACAATATTGAAGATTCTAGAGGAGCGCAATTTTCCGGTTAAAAACATTCTACCTCTGGCTTCGGCCAGATCCAACGGCAATACGGTGGAATTTAATGGGGAAAAAATAAAAGTGCAAGAGGCAATGCCTTCTTCCTTTGCGGGTATAGATATAGCCCTTTTTTCTGCTGGTAGAGTTGTAAGTGTAGAACTTGCTCCAGAGGCTGTTAAACGTGGAGCTGTTGTAATAGATAACAGCAATGCTTTTAGGATGGATCCTGAGGTACCGCTGGTTGTTCCTGAGGTCAATCCCGAACATATCAAAAAACATAAGGGTATCATTGCTAATCCAAACTGTTCTACGATTCAGATGGTGATTGTATTAAAGCCAATACACGATGCTGCAAGAATAAAGAGAGTGGTTGTTTCTACTTACCAAGCCGTATCAGGCACAGGGCTTGAGGCCGTTGAAGAATTAAAGGAACAAATAAAGGCAATTCTAAATAGTGAAAATCCCAAAAATGAAATATATCCTTATCCGATAGCTTTTAATACACTGCCGCATATAGATGTTTTTGATGATACAGGTTACAGTCTTGAAGAATGGAAAATGCTATATGAAACAAGAAAGATACTGGATGATGATAGTATTGGAGTAACAGCTACTACTGTAAGGGTTCCTGTGCTAAATTGTCATTCGGAATCCGTGAATATCGAAACTGAAAAAAAACTTACAGCTAACATGGCAAGGGAAATTCTTTCAAAGGCACCGGGTATTAAGGTAATAGACGACCCGCAAATGAAACGCTATCCATTGCCTAATGAAGCATGTGGGAAGGATGAGGTATTTGTAGGAAGGATTAGGGAAGATTTTTCTGTAAATAACGGATTAAACCTTTGGATAGTGGCTGATAACTTGCGAAAGGGTGCTGCCTTAAATGCTGTGCAAATTGCTGAATGTATGTTGGATAATGCCCTAATATAG